The following are encoded together in the Lathyrus oleraceus cultivar Zhongwan6 chromosome 3, CAAS_Psat_ZW6_1.0, whole genome shotgun sequence genome:
- the LOC127129990 gene encoding secreted RxLR effector protein 161-like, whose amino-acid sequence MESCNPASTPMEPGTKLSKFDGGEPVKAGKYRSLVGSLRYLTCTRPDISLSVGIVSRFMEEPVYTHWKALKRILRYIQGTMSLGMFYSNSEKYKLVGYSDSDWCGDIDDRKSTSGYVFFMGNTAFTWLSKKQPIVTLSTCEAGYVAASWCVCHAIWLRRLMSKMELEQKDATIIQVDNRSAIELAKNPVNHERSKHIDVRFHFIREHVKEGNVELKHVASKDQAADIFTKPLSKEIFDRGKKLIGMMNSRNI is encoded by the coding sequence ATGGAAAGTTGTAATCCGGCTTCGACGCCAATGGAACCAGGAACAAAATTGTCGAAATTTGATGGAGGAGAACCTGTCAAAGCAGGCAAATATCGAAGTTTGGTAGGAAGTCTTCGCTATCTCACATGTACAAGACCAGATATCTCATTAAGTGTAGGCATTGTAAGTCGATTCATGGAGGAGCCAGTTTACACACATTGGAAGGCATTGAAGCGAATTCTGAGGTACATCCAAGGAACAATGTCACTTGGGATGTTTTACTCGAATTCAGAGAAATACAAGTTGGTTGGTTACTCTGACAGTGATTGGTGCGGAGACATAGATGatcgaaaaagcacttctggataTGTGTTTTTCATGGGAAATACTGCATTTACTTGGCTTTCTAAAAAGCAACCAATAGTAACACTTTCGACATGTGAAGCAGGATATGTAGCAGCATCCTGGTGCGTTTGTCATGCAATATGGCTCAGAAGATTGATGAGTAAAATGGAGCTAGAACAGAAAGATGCAACAATAATACAAGTTGACAACAGGTCAGCAATTGAGTTAGCAAAGAATCCAGTAAACCATGAAAGGAGCAAACACATTGACGTTCGTTTCCACTTCATTCGAGAACACGTGAAGGAAGGAAATGTCGAATTGAAGCATGTAGCAAGTAAGGACCAAGCAGCagacattttcacaaaaccatTATCAAAAGAAATCTTCGACAGAGGCAAGAAATTGATAGGGATGATGAATAGCAGAAACATTTAA
- the LOC127125715 gene encoding 60S ribosomal protein L24 — MVLKTELCRFSGAKIYPGRGIRFIRSDSQVFLFVNSKCKRYFHNRLKPSKLTWTAMYRKQHKKDIAQEAVKKRRRATKKPYSRSIVGATLEVIQKKRAEKPEVRDAAREAALREIKERIKKTKDEKKAKKAEVASKAQKSGKGNVQKGGLPKGPKLGGGGGKR, encoded by the exons ATGGTTCTCAA GACTGAACTCTGCCGATTCAGTGGCGCAAAGATCTACCCAGGAAGAGGCATCAGATTTATTCGTAGTGACTCACAG GTTTTTCTATTTGTGAACTCGAAATGTAAGAGGTATTTCCACAACCGTTTGAAGCCTTCAAAGCTCACATGGACTGCCATGTACAGAAAGCAACACAAGAAG GACATTGCCCAAGAAGCTGTGAAGAAGAGACGCCGTGCTACCAAGAAGCCATACTCTAGGTCCATTGTAGGTGCCACTTTGGAAGTCATTCAGAAGAAAAGAGCTGAGAAGCCTGAAGTTCGAGATGCCGCCAGGGAAGCTGCTCTGCG TGAAATCAAAGAGAGGATTAAGAAAACAAAGGATGAGAAGAAAGCCAAGAAAGCAGAAGTAGCATCTAAGGCACAAAAATCTGGCAAAGGCAATGTTCAGAAAGGTGGTTTGCCCAAGGGTCCTAAATTGGGCGGTGGCGGCGGTAAACGCTGA
- the LOC127125714 gene encoding 60S ribosomal protein L24 translates to MVLKTELCRFSGAKIYPGRGIRFIRSDSQVFLFVNSKCKRYFHNRLKPSKLTWTAMYRKQHKKDIAQEAVKKRRRATKKPYSRSIVGATLEVIQKKRAEKPEVRDAAREAALREIKERIKKTKDEKKAKKAEVASKAQKSGKGNVQKGGLPKGPKLGGGGGKR, encoded by the exons ATGGTTCTCAA GACTGAACTCTGCCGATTCAGTGGTGCAAAGATCTACCCAGGAAGAGGCATCAGATTTATTCGCAGCGATTCTCAG GTGTTCCTATTTGTGAACTCAAAATGTAAGAGGTATTTCCACAACCGTTTGAAGCCTTCAAAGCTCACATGGACTGCCATGTATAGAAAGCAACACAAGAAG GACATTGCTCAAGAAGCTGTAAAGAAGAGACGTCGTGCTACCAAGAAGCCATACTCTAGGTCAATTGTTGGTGCTACCCTGGAAGTCATTCAGAAGAAAAGAGCCGAGAAGCCTGAAGTTCGAGATGCAGCTAGGGAGGCTGCTCTGCG TGAAATCAAAGAGAGGATTAAGAAAACAAAGGATGAGAAGAAAGCCAAGAAAGCAGAAGTAGCATCTAAGGCACAAAAGTCAGGCAAAGGCAATGTTCAGAAAGGAGGTTTGCCCAAGGGTCCTAAATTGGGCGGCGGCGGCGGTAAACGTTAA